The following nucleotide sequence is from Candidatus Polarisedimenticolaceae bacterium.
TCTGCATCGCGGGGGCCGACGGCTACTTCAAGCGGCTCAACGGCGCGTGGGAGAAGACGCTCGGCTTCACGATCGCCGAGCTGCTCGCGAAGCCTTACCTCCACTTCATCCATGTCGACGATCGCGAGGCGACCCTCGGGCAGGCCGCCGGCCTCGCGCGCGGCGAGAACGTCATCTCGTTCCAGAACCGGTACCTCTGCAAGGACGGCTCGTACCGCTGGATCTTCTGGAACGCGACCTACGATCCCAAGGAGGAGCGCGTCTACGCGATCGGGCGCGACGTCACCGAGCGGCGACTGGCGCAGGAGGCGCAGGAGGAGAACGCGCACCGGCTGGCGCTCCTCGTCACCGAGCTCGAGCGCGCGCGTCACCGCGCCGAAGAGGCGGCGCGGGTGAAAGCCGACTTCCTCGCCAACATGAGCCATGAGATCCGCACGCCGATGAACGCCATCATGGGCATGACCGATCTCGCGCTCGGGACGAAGCTCTCCGGCGAGCAGCGCGGCTACTTGACGACGGTGAAGGGCTCGGCGAAGGCGCTCCTGGCGCTCGTCGACGACATCCTCGACCTCTCCAAGATCGAGGCGGGGAAGCTCGAGCTGGACAAGGTCGCCTTCGACTTCCGAGAGACCGTCGAGGACGCGATCAAGGTGCTCGCCGTGCGCGCCGGGGAGAAGGGGCTCGAGCTCGCGTGCCGCATCGCCCCCGAGGTGCCGCCCGCGGTCGTCGGGGACCCGGGGCGCCTCCGGCAGGTGGTCGTCAACCTCGTCGGGAACGCGATCAAGTTCACGGCGAAGGGCGAGGTCGTCCTCGAGGCCGCGGTCGTCACCGCGGGCACCGACGACGTCGACATCAAGGTCGCCGTGCGCGACACGGGAATCGGCATCCCCGAGGACAAGCGGCGGCTCATCTTCGGCGCCTTCACGCAAGCGGACACGTCGACGACGCGCCGGTTCGGCGGCACCGGTCTCGGGCTCGCGATCGCGACGCAGCTCGTCGAGATGATGGGGGGCACGATCGAGGTCGCGAGCGCGGTCGGCCAGGGAAGCACCTTCTCGTTCACCGCGCGGTTCGGCATCACCGAGGACGTGCCGGAGCCGCGACGTCCCCATGCCGAGCCGGCGAATCTCGCCGGCCTTCCGGTGCTCGTCGTCGACGACAACGCGACGAACCGGCAGATCCTCTGCGAGATGCTCGCGAACTGGAGGATGTCCCCGGTCTCCGCCGAGGGCGGAACGGCCGCGCTGGCCCGCATGAAGGCGGCGGAGGCGTCCGGCCGTCCGTTCCGTCTCATCCTCTCCGACGGTCAGATGCCGGAGATGGACGGCTTCATGCTGGCGGCGGCGGTGAAGGGCGATCCCATCCTGAGGCACCTGCCGATGATCCTGCTCACCTCGGCCGGGCGCCCGGGCGACGGCGCGAAGTCGCGCCGCCTCGGGATCGCCGCGTTCCTCACGAAGCCGGTGAAGCAATCCGACCTGCTCGACACGATGACATCCGTGTTGACCGGCATGGAGACCGCCGAGCCCGAGGCGGTGCCAATCGCTCCGGCGGCGCGCCCCCTGCGCATCCTCGTCGCCGAGGACAATCCGCTCAACCAGCGGGTCGCCCGGCACATCCTGGAAAAGCGTGGCCACACCGTCGTGATCGCTCGGAACGGGCGCGAGGCGATCGACGCCCTGGCGCCGGGTGCCGCGCCCGGGTTTAACCTCGTGCTCATGGACGTCCAGATGCCGGAGCTCGACGGGTTCGCGGCGACGGCGGCGATCCGCCAGCGGGAGGCCGGGGCGAAAACGCGGATCCCGATCCTCGCGATGACGGCGCACGCGATGGAGGGCGACCGCGAGCGCTGCCTCGCCGCGGGGATGGACGGATACGTCACGAAGCCGGTCGAGGCCGACCGCCTCCTCGAGGCGGTCGAGGGCGCGGTCGCTTCGTTCGATCCGGCGACCGCGATGGCGCGCCTAAAGGGCGACCGCGCGCTCCTCCGCGAGATGATCGAGATCTTCCTCGCCGATGCGCCGGCGATGGTCGGCGCGATC
It contains:
- a CDS encoding response regulator, translated to MTERTAAERRLAAQHAAALALARSASLADAAPEVLRALCQALGWAHGALWNVAADAGVLRCVTTWHEEGVGAFDTVTRESEFPRGVGLPGRVWESAKPAWIHDVTKDANFPRGQIAAADGLHGAFGFPIRIGPQVFGVMEFFSREIQEPDPPLLAMLGTVGIQIGQFLSRKRAEQQLDKFFTMSLDLLCIAGADGYFKRLNGAWEKTLGFTIAELLAKPYLHFIHVDDREATLGQAAGLARGENVISFQNRYLCKDGSYRWIFWNATYDPKEERVYAIGRDVTERRLAQEAQEENAHRLALLVTELERARHRAEEAARVKADFLANMSHEIRTPMNAIMGMTDLALGTKLSGEQRGYLTTVKGSAKALLALVDDILDLSKIEAGKLELDKVAFDFRETVEDAIKVLAVRAGEKGLELACRIAPEVPPAVVGDPGRLRQVVVNLVGNAIKFTAKGEVVLEAAVVTAGTDDVDIKVAVRDTGIGIPEDKRRLIFGAFTQADTSTTRRFGGTGLGLAIATQLVEMMGGTIEVASAVGQGSTFSFTARFGITEDVPEPRRPHAEPANLAGLPVLVVDDNATNRQILCEMLANWRMSPVSAEGGTAALARMKAAEASGRPFRLILSDGQMPEMDGFMLAAAVKGDPILRHLPMILLTSAGRPGDGAKSRRLGIAAFLTKPVKQSDLLDTMTSVLTGMETAEPEAVPIAPAARPLRILVAEDNPLNQRVARHILEKRGHTVVIARNGREAIDALAPGAAPGFNLVLMDVQMPELDGFAATAAIRQREAGAKTRIPILAMTAHAMEGDRERCLAAGMDGYVTKPVEADRLLEAVEGAVASFDPATAMARLKGDRALLREMIEIFLADAPAMVGAIRSALEAGDAETLRRAAHALKGSVANFAAARAVAEAKTLETMGASGDLSGAAAVLARLENALERFRTDALEETAP